Proteins found in one Synechococcus sp. LA31 genomic segment:
- a CDS encoding glycosyltransferase family 2 protein: MKSRVSIVLPTYNERGNIEPLLQQLLPLQHRYSLEILVVDDDSADGTAELVRQLAHAEPRLRLIRRVGRSGLASAIKEGLLDATGDLALVMDSDGQHEPASVQRALDTLLAGDLELVVGSRFHSEAEIVGLSGRRQRGSSWANAAARFSLPRPYGQLSDYMSGFFALRLEPLLPLIRAVDVNGFKFLYELLAVSQGRLRVTEVPLSFQPRSYGSSKLDLAIFWDFLISILHSLSLRVLPRRAISFGLVGFSGVAVQLLVTQLLMLAGFGFEQALPVAVVAAASSNYLINNALTFRFQRLTGLALLRGLVKFLLVASLPVLANVGLASAYYSLVAPDTLWAQLAGILVVFVWNYAASSRFVWNTP, encoded by the coding sequence ATGAAGTCACGGGTTTCGATTGTTCTGCCCACCTACAATGAGCGGGGCAACATCGAGCCATTGCTGCAGCAACTATTGCCGCTGCAGCACAGGTACAGTCTCGAAATTCTTGTCGTAGACGATGATTCTGCTGATGGCACAGCTGAGCTGGTGCGTCAGCTAGCGCACGCGGAACCACGGTTGCGATTGATCAGGCGGGTGGGGCGCTCCGGCCTGGCCAGTGCCATCAAGGAGGGCTTGCTGGATGCCACCGGTGATCTGGCCCTGGTGATGGACAGCGATGGCCAGCATGAGCCGGCTTCAGTGCAGCGTGCTCTCGACACCCTGCTGGCTGGCGATCTGGAGCTTGTGGTTGGAAGTCGTTTCCACTCTGAGGCCGAGATCGTCGGGCTCAGTGGCCGCCGGCAACGCGGCTCCAGCTGGGCTAATGCCGCAGCGCGCTTTAGCCTTCCCCGCCCTTATGGCCAGCTCAGCGATTACATGAGCGGTTTCTTTGCTCTGCGGCTTGAACCGCTGCTGCCTCTCATCCGGGCGGTGGATGTGAATGGATTCAAATTTCTCTATGAGCTTCTGGCGGTGAGTCAGGGCCGCTTGCGTGTAACAGAGGTGCCCCTCAGCTTTCAACCCCGCAGCTATGGCAGCTCCAAGCTTGATCTGGCGATTTTCTGGGATTTTCTGATTTCGATCCTGCACAGCCTCAGCCTGCGGGTGCTACCCCGCCGCGCCATCAGCTTCGGCTTGGTGGGTTTCAGTGGTGTGGCCGTGCAGTTGCTGGTCACCCAGTTGTTGATGCTGGCCGGGTTCGGCTTTGAGCAGGCGCTGCCCGTTGCGGTGGTGGCAGCGGCCAGTTCCAATTATCTGATCAACAACGCGCTCACCTTCCGTTTTCAGCGGTTGACGGGCCTGGCCCTGTTGCGGGGGCTGGTGAAATTTCTGCTGGTGGCCTCCCTGCCCGTGCTGGCCAATGTGGGCCTGGCCTCGGCCTACTACAGCCTGGTGGCTCCCGACACGCTCTGGGCTCAGCTGGCTGGAATCCTGGTGGTGTTCGTGTGGAACTACGCCGCCAGCAGCCGATTCGTGTGGAACACGCCCTAA
- a CDS encoding glycosyltransferase family 39 protein yields MQRLHTWLDQDEHRSLLLALTALAGLCALAYGQELGSLGLMDKTEGLFVEIPREMLTTGDWITPRWNGELFFDYPVWGYWMVALSFRLFGVSEWAARLPVALAATATVFALFAVLVLVGSPQEQPHQRLGRALLGSTVLALSPGWLGWGRFSVTDMFLASAISLALFGFVLAHTATDQRPWQRPLGYIALAVFCGIAVLAKGPVGLLLPGLVMLVFWALNGTFLQQLRTTPWIPLVLLFLGVAAPWYAMATAANGSEFLGRFLGFSNVERFTSVIYDHPGPPWFYLPWVAILLLPWSLFLPVAFARLRVWRWKTWRQSSPANDLPLIALLWLVVMVAFFSAAATKLPGYILPALPGGALLVALLFAPLAPSPAPLAWGMRLSGWINALLLASMALAAVLAPRWIEQDPSYPAFADALKGSGLPWLLGLPLLLGAIGLVVVLLRGSRGLPWLWLPNTGWLAAVLVLVLPVLVPLVDRERQLPIRALSRLAAEQGRADEPLLVVGYKRYSVVFYSGRPVLFVTSARKAMRSLDEAARRSDSVLLFGSDAELLEFGIGPGDGTPVGRRDAHRLVRLPVQQLEQLGKP; encoded by the coding sequence ATGCAACGCCTCCACACCTGGCTCGACCAGGACGAACACCGCAGTCTGCTGCTCGCTCTGACTGCATTGGCTGGCCTCTGTGCTTTGGCCTACGGCCAAGAGCTCGGCTCCCTCGGCCTGATGGATAAGACCGAGGGGCTGTTCGTGGAGATCCCCCGCGAGATGCTCACCACGGGTGACTGGATCACCCCGCGCTGGAACGGTGAGCTCTTCTTCGACTATCCCGTTTGGGGCTACTGGATGGTGGCCCTCAGCTTTCGGTTGTTCGGCGTGAGCGAATGGGCGGCACGGCTGCCGGTGGCCCTGGCTGCCACGGCCACGGTGTTTGCCCTCTTTGCCGTGCTGGTGTTGGTGGGATCCCCACAGGAACAGCCACACCAGCGCTTGGGCAGGGCCCTGCTCGGCTCAACCGTGTTGGCGCTCAGTCCCGGGTGGTTGGGTTGGGGCCGATTCTCGGTGACTGACATGTTTCTGGCCAGTGCCATCAGCCTGGCCCTCTTTGGCTTTGTGCTGGCCCACACCGCCACCGATCAGCGCCCCTGGCAGCGGCCCTTGGGCTACATCGCCCTGGCTGTGTTCTGTGGGATCGCGGTGCTGGCCAAGGGCCCAGTGGGTCTGTTGCTGCCGGGCTTGGTGATGCTGGTGTTCTGGGCGCTCAACGGCACCTTCTTGCAGCAGCTGCGCACCACCCCCTGGATTCCGCTGGTGCTGCTCTTTCTCGGTGTGGCAGCACCTTGGTACGCCATGGCGACAGCCGCCAATGGCAGTGAATTTCTCGGGCGTTTCCTGGGTTTTAGCAACGTGGAGCGCTTTACCTCGGTGATCTACGACCATCCGGGCCCACCCTGGTTCTATCTGCCTTGGGTGGCGATCTTGCTGCTGCCCTGGTCGTTGTTTTTGCCGGTGGCCTTTGCTCGACTTCGGGTCTGGCGATGGAAAACCTGGCGCCAGAGCTCCCCGGCCAACGACCTACCGCTGATCGCACTGCTCTGGCTGGTGGTGATGGTGGCCTTCTTCTCGGCGGCGGCCACCAAACTGCCCGGCTACATCCTGCCGGCCCTGCCTGGTGGCGCGCTGTTGGTGGCACTGCTGTTTGCCCCTCTCGCTCCATCGCCTGCCCCATTGGCGTGGGGGATGCGCCTGAGCGGCTGGATCAATGCGTTGTTGCTGGCCTCGATGGCCCTGGCCGCCGTGTTGGCGCCGCGATGGATTGAGCAAGACCCTTCCTATCCCGCCTTCGCTGATGCACTGAAAGGCTCTGGTCTGCCCTGGTTGCTGGGGCTGCCGCTGCTTCTAGGCGCCATCGGCCTGGTGGTCGTGCTGCTCCGCGGTTCACGAGGCCTGCCCTGGCTCTGGCTACCCAACACAGGTTGGTTGGCGGCTGTGTTGGTTCTGGTTCTGCCGGTGCTTGTCCCCCTGGTGGATCGAGAGCGACAGCTGCCGATTCGTGCCCTCTCCAGGCTTGCCGCTGAGCAGGGGCGTGCCGATGAACCGCTGTTGGTGGTGGGCTACAAGCGCTACAGCGTGGTGTTCTACAGCGGACGGCCCGTGTTGTTTGTGACCTCTGCGCGTAAGGCCATGCGGTCGCTGGATGAGGCGGCGCGACGTTCAGACAGTGTGTTGTTGTTCGGCAGCGATGCCGAGCTGCTGGAGTTCGGCATCGGTCCAGGCGATGGCACACCTGTGGGCCGCCGCGATGCTCATCGGTTGGTGCGGCTGCCTGTGCAGCAGCTTGAGCAGCTCGGCAAACCCTGA
- a CDS encoding phosphatase PAP2 family protein translates to MAALLRLLRDWLKALGTWRLGFALMASGLLAWGGPLLAEIRHPRFDEAVLEAVHQAMPPALGELLLRVYQMSGVHLTAVLVLAVLIFMALKRFWAELVCLMVATGGILVIVDRWLKPLFDRRRPSGRLLEDISGRSFPSGHAAGSVVFYFLTCCLLSAHYPQLRKPLFVLSSCWVALVWLSTLYCRAHWLSDIAAGAAVGYVWLSFCLAGFTVWEQRTNRSARFHG, encoded by the coding sequence ATGGCCGCTCTGCTCCGGCTGCTGCGCGATTGGCTGAAGGCACTGGGCACCTGGCGACTGGGGTTTGCCCTGATGGCCAGCGGCCTGTTGGCCTGGGGTGGTCCGCTCCTCGCTGAGATCCGTCATCCTCGATTCGATGAAGCCGTGCTGGAGGCGGTGCATCAGGCCATGCCGCCAGCGCTGGGGGAGTTGCTGCTGCGCGTCTATCAGATGAGTGGTGTTCACCTCACTGCGGTGCTGGTGCTGGCGGTGCTGATCTTCATGGCCCTGAAGCGCTTCTGGGCCGAATTGGTGTGTCTGATGGTGGCGACCGGTGGCATCTTGGTGATCGTGGACCGTTGGCTGAAGCCGCTCTTTGATCGGCGGCGCCCCAGCGGACGCCTGCTGGAGGACATCAGCGGCCGCAGTTTTCCGAGTGGTCATGCGGCCGGTTCGGTGGTGTTCTATTTCCTCACCTGTTGCCTTCTTTCGGCCCATTACCCCCAGCTGCGCAAACCGCTGTTCGTGCTCTCCAGTTGTTGGGTCGCCCTGGTGTGGCTAAGCACGCTCTATTGCCGCGCCCATTGGCTGTCTGACATCGCCGCTGGTGCTGCTGTGGGTTATGTGTGGCTCAGCTTCTGCCTGGCCGGCTTCACGGTTTGGGAGCAGCGCACCAACCGTTCTGCTCGTTTCCATGGCTGA
- a CDS encoding DUF1824 family protein: MADALRSLSDLRGLRTAPALSAADAETLRQELLSQLQRCEWFTVGVMAASAEAAVAALRGLETALAWEALEFDPSGEALSSIDGPVFLKANQNTGRFLVRRETGLGEGLLITGHNPVDPEAEDTWGPLPLDLFTA; the protein is encoded by the coding sequence ATGGCTGATGCTTTGCGCTCGTTGAGCGATCTGCGCGGTTTGCGCACAGCGCCGGCTCTGAGCGCAGCCGATGCCGAGACCCTGCGCCAAGAGCTGCTGTCTCAGTTGCAGCGCTGCGAGTGGTTCACCGTGGGGGTGATGGCCGCTTCAGCGGAGGCCGCGGTGGCGGCGTTGCGCGGGCTGGAAACAGCTCTGGCCTGGGAGGCCTTGGAGTTCGATCCCTCCGGTGAAGCCCTCAGCAGCATCGATGGACCTGTGTTCCTCAAGGCCAACCAAAACACCGGGCGGTTTCTGGTGCGGCGTGAGACTGGTCTGGGGGAAGGTCTTCTGATCACAGGGCATAACCCTGTTGATCCTGAAGCGGAAGACACTTGGGGCCCCCTGCCCCTCGATTTGTTCACCGCCTGA
- the hemC gene encoding hydroxymethylbilane synthase — protein sequence MVASQLRIASRRSQLAMVQTHWVRDELAKAHAGLEITIEAMATQGDKILDVALAKIGDKGLFTKELEAQMLVDRADIAVHSLKDLPTNLPEGLMLGCITEREDPADALVVHAKHKDKTLATLPEGSVVGTSSLRRLAQLRHHFPHLMFKDVRGNVITRLEKLDSGEFDCLILAAAGLGRLGLGDRIHELIDPSISLHAVGQGALGIECREGDAAVLEQIKVLEHLPTARRCLAERAFLRELEGGCQVPIGVNTLFEGNELVLTGMVASLDGQRLIRDEARGDQSDPEAIGIALAQALRAQGAGEILEEIFATVRPEA from the coding sequence ATGGTCGCTTCCCAACTGCGCATTGCCTCCCGCCGCAGCCAGCTGGCCATGGTGCAAACCCATTGGGTGCGCGATGAGCTGGCCAAAGCCCACGCGGGCCTGGAGATCACGATCGAGGCGATGGCCACGCAGGGCGACAAGATCCTGGATGTGGCCCTGGCCAAGATCGGGGATAAGGGTTTGTTCACCAAGGAGCTCGAGGCGCAGATGCTGGTGGACCGGGCGGATATCGCCGTTCACAGCCTCAAGGATCTGCCCACCAACTTGCCCGAGGGCCTGATGCTCGGCTGCATCACCGAGCGGGAAGATCCCGCGGATGCATTGGTGGTGCACGCAAAGCACAAGGACAAAACCCTGGCCACCCTGCCCGAGGGCTCGGTGGTGGGAACCAGCTCGCTGCGCCGGCTGGCTCAGCTCCGCCACCACTTCCCGCATCTCATGTTTAAGGATGTGCGGGGCAATGTGATCACCCGCCTGGAGAAGCTTGATTCCGGCGAGTTTGATTGTCTGATCCTGGCGGCAGCTGGCCTGGGTCGCCTTGGCCTTGGTGATCGTATTCACGAGCTGATCGATCCCTCGATCTCGCTCCACGCTGTTGGCCAGGGTGCTCTGGGCATTGAGTGCCGCGAGGGCGATGCAGCCGTGCTGGAGCAGATCAAGGTGCTTGAACACCTGCCCACCGCGCGCCGCTGCCTGGCGGAGCGCGCCTTCCTGCGGGAGCTGGAGGGGGGCTGCCAGGTGCCCATCGGTGTGAACACCCTGTTCGAGGGCAACGAACTGGTGCTCACCGGCATGGTGGCCAGCCTTGATGGCCAGCGTCTGATTCGCGATGAAGCTCGCGGTGATCAGAGCGATCCTGAAGCGATTGGCATCGCCCTGGCTCAAGCCTTGCGCGCTCAGGGTGCCGGCGAGATCCTGGAGGAGATCTTTGCCACCGTCCGGCCTGAGGCCTGA
- a CDS encoding chloride channel protein: MLAWAGLVGGLTGLAVVGFHFLLGFINNFLYGPVVEGLISLFSATPPEPLPLPEAVQATGTPLGALLQIGLGGLAFMPPPPPPPDPIPLPGDPLPLWLSAWPVVLVPLLGGLAVGALRQWSRDLGPSLPSLMAMADGSVQAAPKLPFVRLLAASLSLGSGASLGPEGPSVESGGNIGLWVAGRGGLSPDSQKALVAAGVAAGLAAGFKAPIAGLFFAFEGSYSTIPGRPSVRAVLVAAVASSLVTQLSLGDEPIFRLPAYEVRSPLELPLYLGLGLVASGMSLALLNLLAAGRSERVQRQLQRLPACVVTGLGGLAVGLMALGFPQVLGVGYDTIGALLGREGGIALLSLLGLLVVKLLATGLSSATGFVGGGFAPSLFLGAVLGNVYGQLLGESGLQLPVAEPPAYAMVGMAAVLAGSARAPLTALLLLFELTHDIRIVLPLMAAAGLSALLVERWTGMADPGLLGPDRPEEQRRARLASIGVIKALEPESPLVLSGATSAAAALEQLLDAHGHCLVVEDDGWVLALVTLEDLQRPISAGLGQQALRDCRRSDLLWLSAGANLCQLEDQLQPNGLRQVPVFQLDDQALPQLPAGVPSTGLPLTALQGLASRDGMARALARSSAQFTSLGAMTSM; this comes from the coding sequence CTGCTGGCCTGGGCTGGGCTGGTTGGCGGTCTGACTGGTTTGGCAGTGGTGGGGTTCCACTTCCTGTTGGGCTTCATCAACAACTTTCTCTACGGTCCGGTGGTGGAAGGGCTGATCAGCCTGTTCAGTGCCACTCCTCCCGAACCGCTTCCCCTCCCCGAGGCGGTACAGGCCACGGGCACTCCACTGGGCGCTTTGCTGCAGATCGGTTTGGGTGGCTTGGCCTTCATGCCGCCACCACCGCCTCCTCCCGATCCCATTCCCCTGCCTGGTGATCCTCTGCCTTTGTGGCTTTCGGCCTGGCCGGTGGTGCTGGTGCCTTTGCTTGGAGGCTTGGCCGTTGGAGCCTTGCGCCAGTGGAGCCGTGATCTGGGCCCCAGCCTTCCCAGTCTGATGGCGATGGCCGACGGCAGCGTGCAAGCGGCCCCCAAACTTCCTTTTGTGCGCCTGCTCGCAGCGTCCCTCAGCCTCGGCAGTGGCGCATCACTCGGCCCCGAAGGCCCAAGCGTGGAGAGTGGCGGCAATATCGGCCTGTGGGTCGCCGGTCGAGGTGGCCTCTCTCCCGATTCCCAGAAAGCCCTCGTGGCGGCGGGGGTGGCGGCGGGTCTGGCGGCTGGTTTCAAAGCGCCCATTGCCGGCCTGTTCTTTGCCTTTGAAGGCAGCTACAGCACGATCCCGGGGCGTCCGAGCGTGCGGGCCGTGCTGGTGGCCGCCGTGGCGTCCTCGCTGGTGACACAGCTTTCCCTCGGGGATGAGCCGATTTTTCGGCTGCCGGCCTACGAGGTACGTTCCCCCCTTGAGCTGCCGCTCTATCTCGGCCTGGGCTTGGTGGCCAGTGGCATGTCGCTGGCGCTGCTCAATCTGCTGGCTGCAGGCCGCAGCGAGCGGGTGCAGCGTCAGTTGCAGCGCCTGCCGGCCTGCGTAGTCACTGGGCTGGGCGGCCTGGCCGTTGGCTTAATGGCCCTGGGTTTCCCCCAGGTGTTGGGGGTGGGCTACGACACCATCGGTGCCCTACTGGGCCGCGAGGGCGGCATCGCCCTGCTGAGTCTGCTGGGTCTGTTGGTCGTAAAGCTGCTCGCCACAGGGCTCAGCAGTGCAACGGGCTTCGTGGGGGGCGGCTTTGCACCCTCGCTCTTCTTAGGTGCTGTGCTCGGCAATGTGTATGGCCAGCTCCTCGGCGAGAGCGGCCTGCAACTGCCCGTGGCCGAACCGCCTGCCTACGCCATGGTGGGAATGGCTGCGGTATTGGCCGGCAGCGCCCGGGCGCCGCTCACAGCCCTGTTGTTGCTGTTTGAGCTCACCCACGACATCCGTATCGTGCTGCCCCTGATGGCCGCTGCTGGCTTAAGCGCTCTGTTGGTGGAGCGCTGGACGGGGATGGCTGATCCCGGACTGCTCGGCCCAGATCGGCCGGAGGAACAACGCAGGGCTCGCCTGGCTTCCATTGGCGTGATCAAGGCTCTAGAGCCGGAATCACCGCTGGTGCTCTCCGGGGCCACGTCCGCTGCTGCAGCGTTGGAGCAGCTGCTCGATGCCCATGGCCATTGTTTGGTGGTGGAAGACGACGGCTGGGTGCTGGCGCTGGTCACGCTGGAGGATTTGCAGCGTCCGATTTCAGCGGGCCTGGGCCAACAAGCCCTGCGTGATTGCCGCCGCTCAGATCTGCTGTGGCTGTCTGCAGGGGCCAACCTGTGCCAGCTCGAGGATCAGCTTCAACCCAATGGCCTGCGGCAAGTGCCGGTCTTTCAACTTGATGATCAGGCCCTGCCCCAACTGCCAGCCGGCGTTCCGAGCACGGGCCTTCCCCTAACGGCGCTCCAGGGGCTGGCCAGCCGCGATGGCATGGCCCGCGCCCTGGCGCGCTCCAGCGCTCAGTTCACCAGCTTGGGGGCGATGACCTCCATGTAG
- a CDS encoding inorganic diphosphatase, which translates to MANIDHAPSRTMLNLLHVLPAFADEAELRLNTIVELNSNTINKYELITETGHLKLDRVGYSSLAYPFAYGCIPRTWDEDGDPLDIEIVSVTEPLVPGSLVEARIIGIMKFDDGGEVDDKVIAVLADDKRMDHITSYTQLGDHWLKETQYYWEHYKDLKKPGTCRVNGFFDSAEAVKIIKECEARYMEVIAPKLVN; encoded by the coding sequence ATGGCGAACATCGACCACGCCCCGAGCCGCACGATGCTCAACCTGCTGCACGTGCTGCCGGCCTTCGCCGATGAAGCCGAGCTGCGCCTCAACACGATCGTGGAGCTCAACAGCAACACGATCAATAAGTACGAGTTGATCACCGAAACCGGTCACCTCAAGCTCGATCGCGTGGGCTACTCCTCGCTGGCCTACCCCTTCGCCTACGGCTGCATCCCCCGCACCTGGGATGAGGATGGCGATCCGCTCGACATCGAGATCGTGAGTGTGACCGAGCCCCTGGTGCCCGGCTCCCTGGTAGAAGCCCGCATCATCGGCATCATGAAGTTCGACGACGGCGGTGAAGTTGACGACAAGGTGATCGCCGTGCTCGCCGACGACAAGCGGATGGATCACATCACTAGCTACACCCAGCTGGGCGACCACTGGCTCAAGGAAACCCAGTACTACTGGGAGCACTACAAGGATCTGAAGAAGCCTGGCACCTGCCGCGTAAACGGCTTCTTCGATTCAGCCGAAGCCGTGAAGATCATTAAGGAGTGCGAGGCCCGCTACATGGAGGTCATCGCCCCCAAGCTGGTGAACTGA
- a CDS encoding carboxypeptidase M32 — translation MSDTFCTAWDQLRAHLHTTQLLGGIHSTLYFDQNTAMPSAAAGWRGEQLALLAQQLHERQTNPAYQDLLAAAEHALPAQAPAEQRHNLHLLKRELARQSRLEPALVGAIAQAQAEGYSRWQEAKQRNDFGLFAPSLQRLIELRLEQAQQLAPVEIQADGRARSAWEILAQPFEPDISKQQLTALLLPLRELLPPLLERARSLPSGSSEAWDLSEAQQESLCTDLLLNWGYNQERCQRALSPHPFSCTLGPDDFRITTRVVEGQPFSAFLATAHEWGHSLYEQGLPRSGEHWFPWPLGEATSMAVHESQSLFYENRLGRSQALARRWHPRFTAALGRDVWGSPQAFWRDLNPIRAGLTRVEADEVSYGLHVLLRYELELALVEGGMPVAELPEAWNRGMQELLGVKPANDAQGCLQDVHWSEGLFGYFPSYALGHLISAQLSDTLEQELGTIESLLEAGRDAELGQWLQTRVYPLGRSVNAAELVEHVSGQPLSPEPFGRYLRQKLERLEG, via the coding sequence ATGAGCGACACGTTCTGCACCGCCTGGGATCAACTGCGCGCCCATCTGCACACCACACAGCTGCTCGGCGGGATTCACAGCACGCTCTACTTCGACCAAAACACAGCGATGCCATCGGCAGCCGCCGGCTGGCGCGGAGAACAGCTGGCGTTGCTGGCGCAGCAACTGCATGAGCGGCAAACAAATCCGGCCTACCAAGACCTCCTCGCTGCAGCGGAACATGCACTACCGGCGCAGGCTCCCGCCGAACAACGCCACAACCTCCATCTACTGAAACGGGAGCTGGCGCGGCAGAGCCGACTCGAGCCAGCCTTGGTCGGAGCGATCGCCCAGGCTCAGGCGGAGGGCTACAGCCGATGGCAAGAGGCCAAGCAACGCAACGACTTCGGCCTATTTGCCCCATCGCTGCAGCGGTTAATTGAGCTGCGGCTCGAACAAGCCCAGCAGCTGGCACCAGTGGAAATCCAAGCCGATGGCCGCGCACGCAGTGCCTGGGAAATTCTGGCCCAACCGTTTGAGCCCGACATCAGCAAACAGCAGCTGACGGCACTGCTGTTGCCTCTGCGGGAGCTGCTTCCGCCGCTGCTGGAGCGGGCCCGCAGCTTGCCCTCAGGCAGCAGCGAAGCCTGGGACCTGAGCGAGGCCCAGCAGGAATCCCTCTGCACCGACTTGCTCCTGAACTGGGGCTACAACCAAGAGCGCTGCCAGCGGGCTCTCTCTCCCCATCCCTTCTCATGCACCCTCGGCCCCGACGACTTCCGCATCACCACCCGCGTGGTGGAGGGGCAGCCGTTTTCCGCTTTTCTGGCGACGGCCCATGAGTGGGGCCACAGCCTGTATGAACAGGGTCTGCCCCGCAGCGGCGAGCACTGGTTCCCCTGGCCCCTCGGGGAAGCCACCTCCATGGCCGTGCATGAAAGCCAGAGCCTGTTCTATGAAAATCGCCTCGGCCGCAGCCAGGCCCTGGCGCGGCGCTGGCACCCGCGCTTCACAGCAGCGCTGGGCCGCGATGTGTGGGGCAGCCCACAGGCGTTCTGGCGTGATCTCAATCCAATCCGCGCCGGCCTCACGCGGGTGGAGGCCGATGAGGTGAGCTACGGCCTCCACGTGCTGCTGCGCTACGAGCTCGAGCTGGCGCTGGTGGAGGGGGGCATGCCGGTGGCAGAGCTTCCTGAGGCCTGGAATCGCGGCATGCAGGAGCTGCTTGGCGTGAAACCCGCGAACGACGCACAGGGTTGCCTGCAAGACGTGCACTGGAGCGAAGGTCTGTTTGGTTACTTCCCCTCCTATGCCCTGGGCCATCTAATCAGCGCCCAGCTGAGTGACACGCTTGAGCAAGAACTCGGGACGATCGAATCGCTTCTAGAAGCCGGGCGCGATGCAGAGCTCGGCCAATGGCTTCAAACGCGGGTCTATCCGTTGGGCCGCAGCGTGAACGCGGCTGAGCTGGTGGAGCACGTGAGCGGCCAGCCCTTGAGCCCCGAGCCCTTTGGTCGTTACCTGCGCCAGAAGCTGGAGCGGCTGGAGGGCTGA
- a CDS encoding OsmC family protein, giving the protein MTVIHSCYQGQLRCTASHGPSGTQLETDAPTDNQGQGERFSPTDLVATALGTCILTIMGIVAERHGWDLKGCEARVDKTMTSEAPRRIAKLTVWVKLPAHLSDQQRTVLQRAGEQCPVKRSLEGAVAMEMVWN; this is encoded by the coding sequence ATGACCGTCATCCACAGCTGTTACCAGGGCCAGTTGCGCTGTACAGCCAGCCACGGCCCCTCCGGCACGCAACTGGAAACCGACGCTCCAACCGATAACCAGGGCCAAGGTGAACGCTTCTCGCCGACTGATCTCGTGGCCACGGCGCTGGGCACCTGCATCCTGACGATCATGGGGATCGTTGCCGAGCGGCACGGCTGGGATCTCAAGGGTTGCGAGGCCCGTGTTGACAAAACGATGACAAGCGAAGCCCCTCGGCGGATCGCCAAGCTCACGGTGTGGGTGAAGCTGCCAGCTCACCTGAGCGATCAACAGCGCACAGTGCTGCAGCGCGCCGGGGAACAGTGCCCGGTGAAGCGCAGCCTCGAGGGGGCCGTGGCGATGGAGATGGTTTGGAACTGA
- a CDS encoding DUF2721 domain-containing protein, protein MTLFFVIAAPHPGAPVMGLAKAIQLSVAPVFLLTAIAGLLGVISNRLARVLDRSRDPRGPSSDSQELMLLRKRMGLLSRAIECVSVTGVLVSMVVAVTFISAIAVLDLAAIVVPLFVLAMLTLMAGLLLLLLDTRVASQMLRRLF, encoded by the coding sequence GTGACCCTGTTTTTTGTGATTGCCGCACCCCATCCGGGCGCGCCGGTGATGGGCCTGGCAAAAGCGATCCAACTGTCGGTGGCGCCGGTGTTTCTGCTAACGGCGATTGCTGGTCTGTTGGGTGTGATCAGCAATCGTTTAGCCCGGGTCTTGGATCGATCCAGGGATCCCCGTGGGCCCAGTTCGGACAGTCAGGAACTGATGCTGTTGCGCAAGCGTATGGGCCTGCTGTCACGAGCGATTGAATGCGTCAGTGTCACCGGCGTGCTGGTCTCGATGGTGGTCGCTGTGACGTTCATCAGCGCCATTGCTGTGCTCGATCTGGCCGCGATCGTGGTGCCGCTATTTGTCTTGGCCATGCTCACGCTGATGGCAGGCTTGTTGCTGCTGCTGCTCGACACCCGCGTGGCATCACAGATGTTGCGTCGGCTGTTCTGA
- a CDS encoding thiol-disulfide oxidoreductase DCC family protein, with amino-acid sequence MNNPQPPALTLLYDGGCPLCVREVTFLRQRDQRLHPNSPALAFVDIDAESYDPRCHGDISYREAMGRIHAIQADGNVLRDVEVFRAAYTLIGLGWLYAPSGWPVLRQVADLLYGLWARWRLPLTRRPNLDQLCSCRSEQPTQHL; translated from the coding sequence ATGAACAATCCCCAGCCGCCTGCGCTCACGCTCCTCTACGACGGGGGATGCCCGCTTTGTGTGCGCGAAGTGACCTTCCTGCGGCAGCGGGATCAACGCCTTCACCCGAACAGTCCGGCTCTGGCATTCGTGGATATCGACGCCGAAAGTTACGACCCCCGATGCCATGGCGACATCAGCTACCGAGAGGCCATGGGACGCATTCATGCGATTCAGGCGGATGGCAACGTGCTGCGTGATGTGGAGGTGTTCAGAGCGGCTTATACCTTGATCGGCTTGGGTTGGCTGTATGCACCCAGCGGTTGGCCTGTGCTGCGGCAGGTTGCCGATCTTCTCTACGGACTTTGGGCTCGCTGGCGCCTGCCTCTGACCCGCCGGCCCAACCTCGATCAACTCTGCAGCTGCCGTTCAGAACAGCCGACGCAACATCTGTGA